Genomic segment of Prochlorococcus marinus CUG1417:
AAAAAAAATAAATTCAATTCCTTCACACGAATTTATTGAGAAAGATTTTAATAATATGGGTTATGCCGTAGGAATGGGAAATCCTCATTTAATATTCTTTGTAAAAGACATAGAGTCAATTGTTCTTTCCAGACATGGTCCTATATTTGAAAATAATGAATTATTTCCTGAAAAAACTAATGTGCATTTTTGTCAAATTTTAAATAGAGATAATATCAAAGTAAAAGTATGGGAAAGAGGTGCAGGAGCAACCTTAGCTTGTGGAACAGGTGCCTGTGCTATCCATGTGGCAGCTTATAAATTAGGCCTTTGTAATTCACAAACCATAGTAACCTTACCAGGAGGTAATCTTAAAATTGATTGGTCAAAAGACGATTGTGAAGTAATGATGACGGGTAACGCTAAAAAGGTTTTCTCAGGATCAATGTTAGTAAATTAATGGAAAATAATTTTATCTATTTAGATAATGCATCCACAACTCCATTATCTGAGAATGTTTTAAATATAATTAATTCAACTTATATGAATTATTGGCATAACCCTTCATCTACATATGAGCTAGGGATAAAATGCTCTACATATCTTGAAAAAATTAGATCTAAAATTGCTTATATATTTGAAGCAGATCCAGAGGATATAATTTTTACATCTGGTTCTTCGGAATCGACAAATATTGTATTTAATAATATTTATGAGAAATTTAAAAATGGTAGGGTTGTTATTTCAAATGTTGAACATCAAGCCACAACTATTTGTGCTAATAAACTA
This window contains:
- the dapF gene encoding diaminopimelate epimerase, with amino-acid sequence MKNIIFEKYQGNGNDFVIIDSRGNELYKNYKTNKIFDIKKICNRQFGVGADGVIFIEEPNEDNYAKMIIFNSDGSEAQMCGNGIRCLVEYLHVNDSMNNKNIEYKIETKAGLKIAKYINDEITVKMGVPILECQNIPTTIEKKINSIPSHEFIEKDFNNMGYAVGMGNPHLIFFVKDIESIVLSRHGPIFENNELFPEKTNVHFCQILNRDNIKVKVWERGAGATLACGTGACAIHVAAYKLGLCNSQTIVTLPGGNLKIDWSKDDCEVMMTGNAKKVFSGSMLVN